A region of Papaver somniferum cultivar HN1 unplaced genomic scaffold, ASM357369v1 unplaced-scaffold_73, whole genome shotgun sequence DNA encodes the following proteins:
- the LOC113344107 gene encoding uncharacterized zinc finger CCHC domain-containing protein At4g19190-like isoform X2 yields MEDEGEGGGLMQKLLNKKSKEGEVDYKTKSGTAWSHSFLNQKPWHPLSYPNQRRKWIAEQTNAQRQRRAEEVAREQIFKQTAELNQREKEKVETMKAVSFMYVRPPGYNPESAKAAEIEDERKRLGITNPPEESTSGKNDKEEDAVPVEEEKKKKKRPRDVFGRALPTEDEFSVLKNAPRLETGLPARAKPFGVEVRNVKCARCGTFGHQSGDRECSLKDMITPSEESRLKRDDPLTAILAQTEVNEPLKWELKQKPGLSPPRGGFKPDDPNQQIVAEDIFDEYGGFLSGGNIPDLLANFSVSIPEKRSRSKRKHKSRSLTRISESRSCHKSRSMSPSDSSDDRERRLKERKMKEKKQHRKKKRHNSSSPSSSDNSDSNRHRRRKSRQSSDSNSSDDSESDRHHKRSKHRHHHHRHYPHR; encoded by the exons ATGGAGGATGAAGGGGAAGGAGGGGGATTGATGCAGAAACTACTGAATAAGAAAAGTAAAGAAGGAGAAGTCGATTACAAGACAAAATCGGGTACCGCATGGAGTCATTCCTTCTTAAATCAGAAACCATGGCATCCATTATCATATCCAAATCAACGCCGTAAATGGATTGCTGAACAGACCAATGCTCAGAGACAACGACGAGCTGAGGAAGTCGCCCGAGAG CAAATTTTTAAGCAAACAGCTGAGTTGAATcaaagagagaaagagaaggtAGAGACTATGAAGGCTGTTAGTTTTATGTATGTTCGTCCACCTGGTTACAATCCTGAGAGTGCTAAAGCTGCTGAAATCGAAGATGAGAGGAAAAGACTGGGGATTACTAATCCACCTGAAGAATCCACCTCTGGGAAGAATGACAAGGAGGAGGATGCTGTTCCGGTTGaggaggagaaaaagaagaagaaaagaccaAGAGATGTTTTTGGACGCGCATTGCCTACTGAAGACGAGTTTTCAGTACTCAAAAATGCTCCTAG GCTGGAAACTGGTCTCCCAGCCAGGGCAAAACCTTTTGGGGTGGAAGTTCGAAATGTTAAATGTGCAAGATGTGGAACTTTTGGTCACCAAAGTGGTGACCGTGAAtgttctttaaaggatatgataacGCCAAGTGAGGAGAGTCGTTTGAAAAGAGATGATCCCTTGACTGCTATCCTTGCCCAGACAGAGGTTAACGAG CCTCTCAAGTGGGAACTAAAGCAAAAGCCCGGTTTAAGCCCTCCGCGTGGTGGGTTCAAACCAGATGACCCTAACCAACAGATAGTTGCAGAAGACATTTTTGACGAATATGGAG GTTTCTTGAGTGGAGGGAACATTCCTGACCTGCTGGCCAACTTCTCAGTCAGCATTCCGGAGAAGCGCTCCAGGAGTAAACGCAAGCACAAAAGCCGGTCATTAACTCGTATTAGTGAGTCCAGGTCCTGTCACAAGAGTCGATCTATGTCGCCATCTGACTCCAGTGATGATAGGGAGAGAAGATTGAAGGAAAGAAAAATGAAGGAAAAGAAGCAGCATAGGAAAAAGAAGCGGCACAATTCTAGTTCTCCAAGTTCGTCTGACAATTCAGATTCCAACAGGCATCGGAGAAGGAAATCAAGACAATCCTCGGATTCAAATTCATCAGATGATTCCGAGTCTGACAGACATCACAAGAGAAGCAAACACCGGCACCATCATCATCGTCATTATCCCCATAGGTAA
- the LOC113344107 gene encoding uncharacterized zinc finger CCHC domain-containing protein At4g19190-like isoform X1, which produces MEDEGEGGGLMQKLLNKKSKEGEVDYKTKSGTAWSHSFLNQKPWHPLSYPNQRRKWIAEQTNAQRQRRAEEVAREFAQEQQIFKQTAELNQREKEKVETMKAVSFMYVRPPGYNPESAKAAEIEDERKRLGITNPPEESTSGKNDKEEDAVPVEEEKKKKKRPRDVFGRALPTEDEFSVLKNAPRLETGLPARAKPFGVEVRNVKCARCGTFGHQSGDRECSLKDMITPSEESRLKRDDPLTAILAQTEVNEPLKWELKQKPGLSPPRGGFKPDDPNQQIVAEDIFDEYGGFLSGGNIPDLLANFSVSIPEKRSRSKRKHKSRSLTRISESRSCHKSRSMSPSDSSDDRERRLKERKMKEKKQHRKKKRHNSSSPSSSDNSDSNRHRRRKSRQSSDSNSSDDSESDRHHKRSKHRHHHHRHYPHR; this is translated from the exons ATGGAGGATGAAGGGGAAGGAGGGGGATTGATGCAGAAACTACTGAATAAGAAAAGTAAAGAAGGAGAAGTCGATTACAAGACAAAATCGGGTACCGCATGGAGTCATTCCTTCTTAAATCAGAAACCATGGCATCCATTATCATATCCAAATCAACGCCGTAAATGGATTGCTGAACAGACCAATGCTCAGAGACAACGACGAGCTGAGGAAGTCGCCCGAGAG TTTGCACAAGAACAGCAAATTTTTAAGCAAACAGCTGAGTTGAATcaaagagagaaagagaaggtAGAGACTATGAAGGCTGTTAGTTTTATGTATGTTCGTCCACCTGGTTACAATCCTGAGAGTGCTAAAGCTGCTGAAATCGAAGATGAGAGGAAAAGACTGGGGATTACTAATCCACCTGAAGAATCCACCTCTGGGAAGAATGACAAGGAGGAGGATGCTGTTCCGGTTGaggaggagaaaaagaagaagaaaagaccaAGAGATGTTTTTGGACGCGCATTGCCTACTGAAGACGAGTTTTCAGTACTCAAAAATGCTCCTAG GCTGGAAACTGGTCTCCCAGCCAGGGCAAAACCTTTTGGGGTGGAAGTTCGAAATGTTAAATGTGCAAGATGTGGAACTTTTGGTCACCAAAGTGGTGACCGTGAAtgttctttaaaggatatgataacGCCAAGTGAGGAGAGTCGTTTGAAAAGAGATGATCCCTTGACTGCTATCCTTGCCCAGACAGAGGTTAACGAG CCTCTCAAGTGGGAACTAAAGCAAAAGCCCGGTTTAAGCCCTCCGCGTGGTGGGTTCAAACCAGATGACCCTAACCAACAGATAGTTGCAGAAGACATTTTTGACGAATATGGAG GTTTCTTGAGTGGAGGGAACATTCCTGACCTGCTGGCCAACTTCTCAGTCAGCATTCCGGAGAAGCGCTCCAGGAGTAAACGCAAGCACAAAAGCCGGTCATTAACTCGTATTAGTGAGTCCAGGTCCTGTCACAAGAGTCGATCTATGTCGCCATCTGACTCCAGTGATGATAGGGAGAGAAGATTGAAGGAAAGAAAAATGAAGGAAAAGAAGCAGCATAGGAAAAAGAAGCGGCACAATTCTAGTTCTCCAAGTTCGTCTGACAATTCAGATTCCAACAGGCATCGGAGAAGGAAATCAAGACAATCCTCGGATTCAAATTCATCAGATGATTCCGAGTCTGACAGACATCACAAGAGAAGCAAACACCGGCACCATCATCATCGTCATTATCCCCATAGGTAA